The Camelina sativa cultivar DH55 chromosome 18, Cs, whole genome shotgun sequence DNA window GAACAAACACCTGGAAAGCCAAAAGATCAGCATACAGTAATCGAAGAATTAGACCTAATCAAATCCTTGGAGATGGTTTCTTCAACCGCAAGTTTCTCTGCTAATTGCAGTTCAAATGGAGTCAGTGAGTTCGAGAATAATGGAGATGGAGACAGATCGAGTAATGTATCAAGAGATGATGACGTCATTATTGAGTACCGTGATCTCATCATGTCGAGATTTTTACCAGCTGCGGAAGCAATCGCcatgaaagagaagaaagaagctgcTCGAGTTAAagaggagaggaagaggaaacaGAACCTTGCTCTGCAGAGAGTCTCCATGGCAATTAATCAAGATTTGAACAACGacaacgatgatgatgatcataatGAAGATGTTGATGCAACAGTTTACTCAAAAGATCCCAAGAAAGCTCAGTTAGGGTTCTCGCCATGGCTCTGTTCCAAGAACTTAGTGGATGTTATCTCTCGGATCAAGACATGTCAGGATATTCGGGTAAAACCGGGGAATATCATAAACCCGAAACCACTAGATTCTGTTTACAAAAGCAAATCAGCATCACCAAGAATCTTGAAATCAAACAAGGTTATGAGTGAGTCTCAAGAACTCTATGCAACACCAAGATTTTCGAaagaaatttccaaaatttctcTACCGAAAGATGGCGAAATACTCCGAATTCAGGGGAATCTTTCGAGGTTGCAAAGATCAACCGATCAGAATCAGAGACAAGAAATTAGGTTTCTTGTGGAAGAAGTAAAGAGAAGGAGCAACATAAACAAAAGCAGGGCACAAAATATCTCTATTCCTCAACCTCCATTGCCAAAAACTCCTTCGGAGTCATGGCTTTGCCGGACAGTTCCAAGAAGCTCTGCCGCCTCCTACGTCGTATCCGGTCAAGCCGCCCGTTTcaggaagaagatggaggaaaAGACTAATTCTCAGTCTATAAAATGGGAAACGATTGTGAAAAGATCGTATAAACACCATGATCATGTTCGTTACTCAGAGGTATGTATTACTCGGACgtaattataagaaatttcCTAAGAatctttgttttagttttggatTCTGTGCAAAATTGCAGGACCTCATTATCGTTCATCCCTCTCGTTAAGCCAAATCCTAAAACCGGAATCTTCTTTTCTATGCTGAGATTCGTTTCCGGgtacaataaatattaattgtatattttttgttctacctttgttattattatgattatggtATCGTCGAATTTGTACATATGGAATGCAAACTTGTATTCATGCAAACATTTGGTATGGAAAAAATTGTATTGGTTCAAACATTTGGAATGAATTtctttgaaattaatttatatatttattaaaaataccattttgtgttgtccattttcaaaaatacctctcttctatatataaaataactaaattctaagccataaacttcaaatactaaactctaacccctcaaaactatatcctaaatgtaaaatagagaattcaaatcttaaaaaaaatctaaaaattaatttaacatattgtaattgtgtaaaagagggtaaaaatgaaaatgttcaaaaaaaattgggtatttttgaaaagaggtatcccaaaagagaaaattctaacaaattctcttgatTATAgtatttacaatttaaaataacGAGTAGGAAACATGATAGAAAATCCGTTTCCGTTTTGGTTTGGAAGCAGCACGAACACTTTTTTAGTTTGGaaacttattaaataaataatttggaaaagaaaaaatcattatacatataaatatataatattattagtgttttctTCTCTAGTAATCCTAATATACCCATCTCCATTTTAACATCATAGGAATCTTGTGCCTCCCATACatagatattttcttttaataaaatttctgattttctACTTCCAACTAGTTTAGAATACATGGTGCCTCAGCGACAACGGACTCCGCGATGAATAGACCTGGTACATAAATCATAATacatttaaagaaaatgatCTAAGGAGAGGGTGAAAGAGTAGCTTCGGAACCAGATGTCCAGGAAACCTTGGAGCTTATGCTTGTGATTCCGGGCTAGGCAGGTGTTTCTGATCCTTCTGTCGAAGTGATGGAACATGCCCTCTCCTTAGCTCCCAtacatagatatataatttctttttcagTTTATAAGGTAGATACATAGATATTTCCAAACTTTTCTCATAACTGCTTTCAACATTATTATCTTATATTATGTATTGCACATTAAttcaaacattattatatatttttatatatatataaagtaaaactatgttgacaaaaaaaaaaaaaaagaaaaactattttaatttactACTATATCACGACTTGTACTATTTAAACCATCGCCTactagaaatattttaatttatttgtttaaatatcaaatttgagtatttacattttttatcagttaaatatttatcatattctttaaaaatatcaagttaaattattattaaatgttccaaactaaattattttaaaattttatttcaatttataaataatgcatttcaacaaaataaatgtatgaagttGAAAATAGTCTTTCATACTTGTAATCTTAAAATAATCGGAATATGTAAGATTAGGCGCGGAGTAATTAGATTAGACGAAAATTAATCATATGACTGGTTTTTTCAAATGATTAGTTATTAATGGAGATGGGATACGGGAAGTAATGGAAGCCATGGGGAGATTTTGAGAACAAGGAGTGTATTTGACATCATATATTCTATGATTCTATCTAACTAAAAAGGTGAAATTGTATGGTAAGTCGGGTCGTATCCTAAATCATTCAACATTATTTTATTGGGTTAGGACTTAGGTGAATGATTTAggagtttgtccaaaaaaaaagaaggaaaaaagtgaATGATTTAGGTCTCTATTGAGGTTAAGGCCCAACTAGGAGTATATCATATCAGATTCACGTAAtaattcttaattaaaaattccCACCTACTACCaacaattttagaaaaataaatttaatcatCATATGAAATGAAGCAAACTCATTTGGGATTCCTATTtccaataaaaattgaatcattACAtcgagaaaaaataattatagtttGAGTGTTTGACTAccgaaattaaaaattaattaaagtatAAAGTAGTGGGTAACATGTACTATATAACACATGAGTTGATAATAAATCATCCCATGTAACTTCGCTTATTATATTCGCCACGTCACTAAACACTGGACCGTTGATCATCAACACTAAGTACTATCCAACGGTCCCATGGGTAGAGTTGGCTGGTAGTCTCTAAGTCAAACTTtaatttagaattatttttaaatttatttttgactaatTTTTCGCGCCGTATATTATATGTTCGCTACgttattaaactaaaataatttcacgtttatttttaattaattatagttttgGTTATGCGAATACAACATTTCTAAAATTATGGAAAATCTAAATGAAGTTAATAAgggtcttaaaaaaaaaacagagacagcTTTGTGGGGGAAAATTGTtggaaaaagaattaaaaaataggaaaaaaaaaagaagaagattcagagagaggaagaaaaaggaaagagagaggaaggaaAGAGAACCCACCACCCTTTGGCCCTGGAGAGACCAAAGATGGTCGAAGAGAGAAAACTctgagatcatcatcatcttcatcttcctgcAAAAACAAGGGCAAGTtcaacaagaaataaaaacattttcaatcCAATATATTcgttttttaaacaaaaaactctgtttacttttttagttttttttttctattttctggggattttttttttttttttttaattttcatttctcaAACCCTACCCAATTCTTGGTGAAGAAGTTTCTTCCTttaaggtaatttttttttctctttataactaatttgcaatgttcttaattttttatattttggggTGGGTTCCATGTTATGTATTCTTCTCATTGCTTCTTCAAGAGGGTTATTCgtattctctcttttctttctttgaaaaatatattgttttatatttgttgttaaagttttgtttgtttcttgttggtgtttttttttgccaggattaacaagaagaagagaataaacGAGAGTTGTTGACTCTTTAGgtcatcaacattttttttagggttttgtgattTTGCAAAACTGGAAAAACAATGAGAGACCCTGAGTATTCAATCATCAACCTCGTCATCCTTCTCCTACCNNNNNNNNNNNNNNNNNNNNNNNNNNNNNNNNNNNNNNNNNNNNNNNNNNNNNNNNNNNNNNNNNNNNNNNNNNNNNNNNNNNNNNNNNNNNNNNNNNNNNNNNNNNNNNNNNNNNNNNNNNNNNNNNNNNNNNNNNNNNNNNNNNNNNNNNNNNNNNNNNNNNNNNNNNNNNNNNNNNNNNNNNNNNNNNNNNNNNNNNNNNNNNNNNNNNNNNNNNNNNNNNNNNNNNNNNNNNNNNNNNNNNNNNNNNNNNNNNNNNNNNNNNNNNNNNNNNNNNNNNNNNNNNNNNNNNNNNNNNNNNNNNNNNNNNNNNNNNNNNNNNNNNNNNNNNNNNNNNNNNNNNNNNNNNNNNNNNNNNNNNNNNNNNNNNNNNNNNNNNNNNtttttttttttttttttcattctttcattttaggggaaaaaaaaaatctggcgATTTTGTATAGCATTGGTGTATACACCTAAAATGGGTTGTCGATGGAATCCAATTGGGTTCCAATTCTCTTGCTTCATGTTCTTGATCATTACCCTTCAATCTCGTCCCTCCTTGTCCCTCGAATCTGAAGGTATATACAAAGTTTTATTTGTCATTTGTGTTCtttttgaatcaatgtttttgaaTCATTTGTGTTTCAATGTAGGGTTTGTATTGTTGAAATTCCGGGCAAGAGTTGATTCTGATCCTCATGGAACTCTTGCGAATTGGAATGTTTCTGATCTTGATCATTTCTGTTCTTGGTTTGGTGTAACTTGTGTCGACAATAAAGTGCAAATGCTGTAAGTTTTGTAATTTGAACTTCTTTGTGATTCTTGTTGCAATTTTCTACTGACATtgttttttggttctgttttgtaGGAATCTTAGTGGTTGTTCGTTGGGAGGAACTTTAGCTCCTGAGCTAAGTCAATTGAGTGAATTAAGATCTCTGTAAggattattttactaattaacCTCTGATCTTTTTGCCCTGCTTCTTGAAGATTCAAGACCTTACTTTATTTTGTAGAATACTATCCAAGAACAATCTCTCTGGTGAAATTCCAAAGGAGTTTGCAACCTTTGCAAAACTGGAGGTCTTGGATTTGAGAGATAACAAGTTAAGAGGAGTAGTTCCATCCGAGCTAAACAAATTGCTGACACCGGAAAACTTGTAAGTATAAAGGCTtgtaatgtttttgatttaaaaccaaatcaattgtgttggtaaacaaaaatgttctgtttctttggtGGATTCTTCAGGTTGCTTTCTGGTAACAAATTTGCGGGTTATATGACCATAAAGTTCCTGAGACTTCAGTCGCTATATAAAGTCCAGTTGAACAAGAATCGAGAGCTGTCTTCGCTTTCCCCTGATGTCCTCGACTGTGTAAATAGAAAACTTGGATACTGGTAACCAAACTTTTCTAGTCATATTGCTTGTTGATATGGAGATATAAATATTTGCTTTGAGTTGACTAAAACTTTAACAGTGTTTCAAGGAGAAGTCTAATAAGAACAAACAAGGCAAAGGCTATCATATTGCGGATCAAAGCAACTTCAAGACATTACATGTAAGCATTTACTTCAATCCTTTTGGTTTGCTTTGTATGTTCTGTTCCTAAAATGTTACTAATTGTCTATGTTTATGTCTCTTTAGGGTGCGTAGACAATCTCATGGGAACAACTGTGTATCGAACTATCGCCCAAGTAAGGCTAAAAGATGACTGAAACTTCTGCATATGGAAACATCAGAATGAAactaaatctattttttttttcttgtttcaggtTATTCAGAGAATGAAACTAGTACCTTCAAAAGACGTGAGTTACTCGAAGGAACAAGTAATTTAGCGGCAATGCCAGCTCCTGATGCTCCTAGTCCTTCTCTTGAGGTCGTAACCATAGTGTTTCCTCGAAGCAGTGGGTCTTTCCCTGCATTAGCTAATGCAAAGAAGAGACTACCTCCGTTGAtccctccttctcctcctcctccttccacCAACAACACATTCTCTACTGATCCACCGAGGAACTTTGAAGAGAAATCAAAAGGGTTTAAGGACGTTTGGTTGTATGTTATCATTGGTGTTGCTGCTTTCGTAGCGATGATGATAATAGTAGCTGTTATATTCTTCTGTCGGAAAAGAGCTGTGAAGAGTATAGGTCCATGGAAGACTGGTTTGAGTGGACAGTTGCAAAAAGCTTTTGTTACCGGTAAAAGAAAGTTGTTAAAGCAAACtcaatatttgctctgttttttcggtttaactTAAATGTGAGAAATGTTTTCAGGTGTACCTAAGCTAAACCGGTCTGAACTAGAAACAGCTTGTGAAGATTTCAGTAATATCATTGAAGCATTTGATGGTTACACTGTCTATAAAGGAACTTTGTCAAGTGGTGTTGAGATTGCGGTTGCTTCAACCGCGATTTTGGAAACTAAAGAATGGACAAGAGCTATGGAAATGACTTACCGCAGAAGGGTAATTTTAAGATAAACAGAGTTTTTcctcaccttttttttttactgggaATCTTGACTGAGAGCTTAAATTTGCAGATTGATACAATGTCAAGAGTCAACCATAAGAACTTTGTGAATCTAATTGGATATTGCGAAGAAGATGAACCGTTTAATAGGATGATGGTTTTCGAATATGCTCCAAATGGAACTCTTTACGAACATTTGCACGGTAATACACATCTAAATCTGTCTCTACATGAAGATCTTGTTTGGCTTATTATGATTATCGCCAACCAAATCTTTATCTTCTTGTTCAGATAAGGAAATGGAGCATCTTGATTGGGGCGCAAGGATGAGGATTATAATGGGAACTGCTTACTGTCTGCAATATATGCACGAGCTTAATCCACCTATCGCACACACGAAACTTGTCTCATCAGCAATTTACTTAACCGATGATTACGCAGCAAAGGTTCTTGCTTTCTTGCTTAACAAGAAAACTGTTTTAAGTGATTTTTCATTCTTGCTTAACAAGAAAACTGTTTCAATGGTGTTATTGATGCTTAATCAAACCCAGTGGTAAAGTAATGTACTTCATTTTTGCAGGTCGGAGAGGTTCCTTTCAGTGGAAAAACCGGGAgtaaaccgagaaaaccgaTGAGTGGTGATTTAGACCAATCGTCATTGCCATTATTATCTGAACCGGAGACTAATGTGTATAGCTTTGGAGTATTAATGCTTGAGATTATCTCTGGAAAGCTCTCAgattcagatgaagaaggatCAATTACGAAATGGGTAAAAAAAGACtcataaatcaaaatcaaatcttaatATTTCTTAAGTTCACATTACTAATAGGAACCAATATATGTAAcacttttatgttttttcttctcacaGGCATCAAAGTATCTGGAGAATGATAACTTGAGAGATATGATTGATCCTACATTGACAacatttaaagaagaagaacttgaagCTATATGCGACGTGGTAAGACATTGTCTAAGAATTGATGAAAGCCAAAGGCCAAAAATGAAAGATGTGGTTGAACAATTGAAAGAAGTAATAAAGATTTCTCAAGAACAAGCAACACCAAGACTCTCTCCTCTTTGGTGGGCAGAGCTTGAGATCTTATCCTCTGAAGCTACATAGATAAACTATGAAGAAGAACgatctctctcctcctcctctctcttcgaGTCGTCACACATGTCAGAGGTTCAcaagctcttctctctctctctctctctctctctctctgtttactGTAAACGTCGTCGTctaatgttacaaaaaaaaaaagtttttttttcctcaattccttctattaaatttttcttcttggttGGTTTTTGATAGTGTATTTGAAATCCAGATAATGTAACGATGTGCTTGTATAATTGTTGTATACTATCATACATATACCTATTACGTATACTTTTACGTCTTTTGTGGTGAAATGTTGTTGTATATGagttttttactatttttttttaattttgtcttctATATATAGCAAATGATCTTTTATTAGTAATAACTTAAGAGACTAATTTGTGGTCAATAAcaatgaaagaacaaaaaattatcaaaaatattaccTTGAATCAGATTTTACATTTACATCTTCTGAGACAAAATTGTTTGTGTACATGCTTCAATCTTCATCTTAAAACGAACGTAATTACATTTAAGTGGGAGATTTCTAACTCTTTTAGGCGAGAGAAGAAACAATACTAGATGCACTAGATGTTTTTCTAGAATGAACTGTTTATGTTTGTCTCCTCATTACATGTGTCCGGGTTAGACAAAGGTTTAAAAACTCATTGATGTTTATTTTGACATTGACGTATATAATGCAAATACCcaataatagaataataaaagaTATGATAGTCATATAGTTCAATAACCTGAGCATACAGAAACATCTGGAAAACGACAACTATGACGTACTTTTTTATTAAGCACGTTACACGAAGAGACTCGCCTGCCATGTGTCAAACTATCCTTATACGTGTCTA harbors:
- the LOC104760318 gene encoding uncharacterized protein LOC104760318, whose product is MEEKKLDFDAPFISVRRIPTKPEDPSESENTEKTTTTRRRKVKDSCHETEHETLIRLLQDRSFDHVMEPSSVSFTWEQTPGKPKDQHTVIEELDLIKSLEMVSSTASFSANCSSNGVSEFENNGDGDRSSNVSRDDDVIIEYRDLIMSRFLPAAEAIAMKEKKEAARVKEERKRKQNLALQRVSMAINQDLNNDNDDDDHNEDVDATVYSKDPKKAQLGFSPWLCSKNLVDVISRIKTCQDIRVKPGNIINPKPLDSVYKSKSASPRILKSNKVMSESQELYATPRFSKEISKISLPKDGEILRIQGNLSRLQRSTDQNQRQEIRFLVEEVKRRSNINKSRAQNISIPQPPLPKTPSESWLCRTVPRSSAASYVVSGQAARFRKKMEEKTNSQSIKWETIVKRSYKHHDHVRYSEDLIIVHPSR
- the LOC104760320 gene encoding protein MALE DISCOVERER 1-like, encoding MGCRWNPIGFQFSCFMFLIITLQSRPSLSLESEGFVLLKFRARVDSDPHGTLANWNVSDLDHFCSWFGVTCVDNKVQMLNLSGCSLGGTLAPELSQLSELRSLILSKNNLSGEIPKEFATFAKLEVLDLRDNKLRGVVPSELNKLLTPENLLLSGNKFAGYMTIKFLRLQSLYKVQLNKNRELSSLSPDVLDCVNRKLGYCVSRRSLIRTNKAKAIILRIKATSRHYMVRRQSHGNNCVSNYRPSYSENETSTFKRRELLEGTSNLAAMPAPDAPSPSLEVVTIVFPRSSGSFPALANAKKRLPPLIPPSPPPPSTNNTFSTDPPRNFEEKSKGFKDVWLYVIIGVAAFVAMMIIVAVIFFCRKRAVKSIGPWKTGLSGQLQKAFVTGVPKLNRSELETACEDFSNIIEAFDGYTVYKGTLSSGVEIAVASTAILETKEWTRAMEMTYRRRIDTMSRVNHKNFVNLIGYCEEDEPFNRMMVFEYAPNGTLYEHLHDKEMEHLDWGARMRIIMGTAYCLQYMHELNPPIAHTKLVSSAIYLTDDYAAKVGEVPFSGKTGSKPRKPMSGDLDQSSLPLLSEPETNVYSFGVLMLEIISGKLSDSDEEGSITKWASKYLENDNLRDMIDPTLTTFKEEELEAICDVVRHCLRIDESQRPKMKDVVEQLKEVIKISQEQATPRLSPLWWAELEILSSEAT